In Sulfuracidifex metallicus DSM 6482 = JCM 9184, a single window of DNA contains:
- a CDS encoding type II toxin-antitoxin system RelE/ParE family toxin, translating to MVCKEWKLRIMFSKRISNLDELADYLLDTFSNDKLVMLILDKILLLLDNPFKYSREKLGKDKHGNPMFSIEVTGDIRILYSVDSKNCVVFIWEIGSHKKVYGR from the coding sequence GTGGTTTGTAAGGAATGGAAATTAAGGATAATGTTCAGTAAGAGGATAAGTAACCTTGATGAGTTAGCTGATTACCTTCTAGATACTTTTTCAAACGATAAGTTAGTTATGCTTATCTTAGATAAGATTTTATTATTGCTAGATAATCCCTTCAAATATTCCAGGGAAAAGTTAGGAAAGGATAAGCATGGCAATCCAATGTTCTCCATAGAAGTAACTGGAGATATAAGAATACTTTACAGTGTGGATTCAAAAAATTGTGTAGTTTTTATTTGGGAGATTGGGTCTCATAAGAAGGTTTACGGACGTTAG
- a CDS encoding conjugal transfer protein — MLIDDRIYRLIKLLLYIAKEENTEVTATKLQKIFFLLEKEKEIQLGLDFKPWFFGPYSSKLQDYIDKLIELGEVDVEEEEVRDPLSGAIIGYKRNYVLKLELKPEEEEKEIEMFFREWVKKSRTEILNYVYKKYPEYAKYSMIRDKVLSRLQE, encoded by the coding sequence ATGTTAATCGATGACAGAATTTATCGCTTAATTAAATTATTGCTTTACATTGCTAAAGAGGAGAATACAGAGGTTACTGCAACTAAACTGCAGAAGATTTTCTTTTTACTTGAGAAGGAGAAAGAGATTCAACTAGGACTGGATTTTAAGCCTTGGTTCTTCGGTCCTTATTCATCAAAACTACAAGATTATATTGATAAACTAATCGAATTAGGAGAGGTCGATGTTGAAGAGGAGGAAGTAAGAGATCCATTGAGCGGAGCAATAATAGGGTACAAGAGGAATTACGTTTTAAAGCTTGAGTTAAAGCCTGAGGAAGAGGAAAAGGAGATTGAGATGTTTTTCAGAGAATGGGTTAAGAAGAGTAGGACTGAGATTCTAAACTACGTCTACAAGAAATACCCGGAATACGCTAAATATTCCATGATAAGAGACAAAGTTTTAAGTAGGTTACAAGAATGA